CCACGTTTTCCGATCCGGAGCGCACGTTGGAGACAACGCGCACCAGGCTGCTTTGCATGTCTCTCAGGCTGCTGAGCAACTGGCCGACTTCGTCGGTGCTTTGATTGTCGATACGGGCGGTCAAATCGCCTTCGGCGACCTGACGGGCCACCGCGGAGGCCTTCACCAGCGGCCTGGTGATACTCCCAGAGATGAGCCACGCGCACACCACGCTCAGCAGCAGGCTGACCACTCCCAAAGCAATCATCAGCGTGCGGCTGAACTGGTAGTTGGCGTCGATCTGCGTTGCTACCGTGTCAATTTCCTCGCGCTGATGGTTCACCAGGGCATCAATTTTCGTCACGAAGAGCCGGGAGGCCGGTATGAACTTTTGCTCCAGCACCTGGTTCGCCTCGTCGGCTTTGCCCGCCTTTTTCAGCGCGTAGATCTCGTCGCGGGTAGAAATGAAAATCTTGCGCTGTTCGCCAATGGCGGCAAACAAGGACTTTTCCTCGTCCGAACTCATCAAAGCTTCTATCGACTTTTGCAACGCTCCCGACACCTTGGACGAAGCTGCGGCTTCCTCCACGAAGTAACTGGCGAGGCTTGGGTCAGCGCTCTTGGCGATCGCGGTTGTGCGGGTGACAGCGGTATTGATGTTGCGCGACCAGTCGTTGATAAGCCGCTCGGTCCGGATTGGACTGGCAACCATATCGCGGGTTGCCTGCGCCACAGACGAGAGGCGCGCAAGCCCTATGACGATGCTGATCAACGACATGATCAATACCAGCACAAAACCGGCACCCAGTCGTTTGGCGATGGGCAAGTTGGACATAAAGGTCGGCATAGTGGCTTTCTTCAATGACTAAAGGGCGAAGATGCCCATTAGCGGTTTCGGAGTTCGGTCACTACAGGTATACGGCTGAAACGGCGGAGACTGAAGGTGCTATCCATAGGGTGTTGCTGAAACTGATGTAGGGATATCCTGATGTGACGAACCATGCATGATTCGCTAACGGACACCAGTCTGGTGTATGCGTGGTCGCCGCGTGTAACGTCAACTGTTCGGCTGGTCCTTGACCGCTTCGATTTTCCCGATTTCTGCGAAAGAGATTCCCCTTTCGGCTCTATGTCTCCATCGTTGACGAATATACACTCGGGCCAGAGTCAAACGAGAACGACGATGGAGACGCGCCTTACCGCAAGCAGCCCCAGCTTGGCGATCCCCCTGTCCTTCGACCAACCGCACTCAGCGAACGCGTTCAGCAACCGCCTGGATCTTGTTGTTGTCGAACGGCTAGCAACTGCAACAAGCGAGCGCAACTTAACCAGCAGGATAGTCGGCAGACCTGATTTTCTTTGAACCGGATTCGGGAGAGCGTGGCATCTCCGTGCGAGTCGCTGATGGCACGCTCTCCCACCTGGATCTGAAATTGCCGGCAGCATCAAATCGCCGTAGTCAGGTTTCCATTGGACCGGCGATTAAAATAGTAGTACTACATATATAGGAGATGTGATGAGGAAGGTTCTGATTGGGATGTTTGCAATGACAGCGGCGGCGTCGGCGACTGCACAAAGCAGCGTCACGCTGTATGGCATCGTAGACAACGGGATCGCATACGAGACCGGTATGCCGAAGGGGCACGTGTTCGGCGCAGAGAGCGGGGGATGGGCCCAGTCGAGATTTGGCCTCAAGGGCGCAGAAGATATCGGCGGCGGTACCCAGACCATTTTCCACCTTGAGTCTCGCCTCAACACAGTCAACGGTAGCTTTGCCAACGGCAGCTTCTTCGAGGGGCAGGCGACCGTTGGTTTGCATAACGACACGTGGGGTCAAGTGAAGTTAGGCAATATGGGCTCGGCTGAAATCAGCCAGTATTCGGGCGATGTCGATCCTCAACAGACCGAGAAATATGCGATCGGTACACTGGTGCGTGGCCGGATCTTTTCGCAGGCGGGTAACGGCATAGAGTATCTGTCGCCGCTGGTAGGCGGGTTCACGGTGCAAGGCCAATACGACCTGACAAACTCGACGAAATGGAACTCCGGAAGTCCGGGAAGCGCACCAGGCCAGTTGGGAACCTCAAGCGGCTTGGGTAGTGCGCAGGGGAGAACGGACGGCATCAAGCTTTCGTATCAGACCGGCAGCCTTTTCTGGCAGGCGACATACGATGAGGTGCGCGATCCTAACGGCCAGTTCAGCAATGTGTACCTGGCCTCGCGCTCGATCCTCACGGGTGGAACGTACGCAATTGGCCCGGTCGTAGCGTTCATCGGCTATCAGCACCTCAGCGCACCCGATGCGTCCAATGCCGGATACTATGGGACGGCCACTCCAAGCACGCTGCCGGCAGGCACATCGCTGCCGACAGCGGTCAATCACGAGTGGCTTGGGGCGATCTGGCACACGACGACGGCGCTTTCGGTCACCGGTGCGGTTTACCACGCCAATGCCAACCGGGGTAATGGCAACGCGACGCTATACACACTGGGTACGAACTATTCGCTCTCGAAGCGCACGCTTCTGTATACCGAGCTCGGTTACGTCCGCAACAGTTCGACGTCCAACCTTGGGCTCGACAGTGGGCTGTACGGTGCGAACAGCAACGACGACCCGACGAACAGCAACGCGTCCAGCACCAACCCGAACTATGGCAAGAGCCAGTTCGGCGTAATCGCAGGTGTCGCCACCCAGTTCTAGGAGACACGCAAGGGTTCATGTCGCGGTGGCGGTCACATCTGGTTTGCCTGACGGAAAACCCTTTCCGTCAGGCGTTTTGCCGCGTATTCGCCCCATGAAGATGGCGACACCGCTGACGCGGGCCGGAATGGGAGAAAATTCCTGAGGTGTTTTTGATGTGTTTCCGCTGCCCCGGCGATGGTTCCTGGGGCTATGCTTGGCCTATAAATGGAGAGAGACACTGTGCAAGGCAGTTTATCCGGCATTGCGCGAGCGATCGCATTGGGGCAGGCAGATGAAATCGAAGCCACCCAAGGCCACCGCAGCAATTGCATTCCGAGCTGATAAGAGATGGATCAGTTCAAGGAACTACGGCTTTTTGTCGAGGTTGCCGAGTCGGGCAGCATAAGCCGCGCCGCGGAGGTCGTGGACCTTTCCATCTCTGCGGCAAGCCGGTACCTGATCGCGCTGGAAACCCGGCTTGGCGTCCAGCTCGTGCGCAGGACGACACGCAATCTTTATCTCACGCAAGCTGGGGCAGAGTTCCATCGACGTTGTAAGTCCATACTCGCAGATCTGGGTGAAGCCGAGTCGGTTATCAAGGAGGCGACAGTTCGACCGAGTGGCGTACTGCGTGTTACTGCATCGCTCTCGTTCTGCATGCTGCACGTTGCACCGATGCTTCCGGAATTTACAGCGCGTTATCCAGACATTACGGTAGATGTGGTGGCGGCGAATCGCTACCACGACATCATTGAGAATGGCATCGACGTCGCCATCCGTACCAAGGTTCTTGAAGCAGACAGCAACATAACGGTGAAGCGGCTTGCCTCGACCCGGCGAATATTGGCCGCGGCTCCTTCGTATCTCGAAGCAAATGGCTCGCCACGCCTTCCCGCGGAACTGACCCGGCACAAGATATTGAATTATGCACTCGCCGACAATCCGCGCGAGCTCGCATTTTGCCGAACGGGCGAATCGGTCCTCGTCAAGGTCAAGCCTCTCCTCGAATCCAACGACGGCCAGATATTGCGGGTCGCGGCCCTCGACGGCCTGGGCATCCTCGTGCAGCCCAAGTACATCGTCTACGACGACCTCAAAGCCGGCCGCCTCGTCCCTGTGCTGAATGACTGGGATTTGCCGCGGCTGACGATCAACATTGCCTTTCAGACACGCGCGCATATGCCGGTGAAGGTTCGGCTGTTTATCGATGCACTCGTCGAGCGGTTTCAGCAGAACGAGTACGAGCGTCACTGGACAGCGTAATAGTCACGTGGCCAGGGTAATCCCGGCTGCTCTTTCCCAGTTTCCCATTCATCGCGAAAGAGATTCCCTTTTTAGCTCTGTTTTGCCGGCTGCGGGGAATATAGACTCGTCTCAAAGCGGTACGAAAACATTGAAGGAGACGCTCCATGCAATCTGCAGCACCCTCTGAATCGCCATCCCCATCGCCGTATTTCGATGAAACGCACTCGGCCGACGTCGTCAACGCGCGCATGGCGCCGAATGTCGACGAACGGCTGCGGCAGGTCATGACAGTTCTGGTCAAGCATCTGCATGCAGCGGTGAAGGAGATCGAGCCGACGCATGAAGAATGGTTCACCGCCATCCAGTTCCTGACTGAAACCGGTCATATGTGTACCGACTGGCGCCAGGAGTACATCCTGCTGTCGGACATCCTGGGTGTCTCGATGCTCGTCGACGCGATCAATCATCGCCGGCCGAGCGGAGCGACACCCAACACGATTCTCGGCCCGTTCTATGTTGCGAATTCGCCGGAGTACGAAAACGGCGCCAACATCTGTCTCGACGGAAAGGGCGAACCTCTGGTCGTAGCCGGGCGTGTGACGGACATTGACGGCACACCGATTCCGAACGCGAAGCTCGAAGTCTGGCAGACCAATGACGATGGCTTCTACGACGTGCAGCAAAAAGGGATTCAGCCCGATTCGAATTTGCGTGGCGCATTTACTTCGGATGCGGAGGGGCGCTACTGGTTCAAGTCCGTCAAGCCGCGCCACTATCCGATTCCGTCGGACGGCCCGGTCGGCAAACTCCTTGGCGCAATGGGGCGCCACCCGAATCGTGCGGCCCACCTCCATTTCATTGTGACCGCGCCGGGCTATGAGCCCGTCATTACCCACATCTTCACGCCGGACTGCCCGTACCTTCCTGAGGACGCGGTCTTCGGCGTCAAGCGTGAACTCATCGCCGAATTCAACAAGGTTGACGACCCGGAAGCCGCCAGGCGTGTCGGGTTCTCATCACCGTTCTGGTCTGTGTCGTGGGACTTCACGCTCGCAACGTCTACCAGGCCCACGCGGCCAACCCCGTAACCGTTTTGGCACGCGGGAGCGTGTGCCGTCGACGAACCGATGAAACTGAGAAACAGGAGTACTACACATGAGCGCGAAGAAAATTGAACTGCTGGCGGCATACTGGACCATTGCGGGCGACGTCTATCCGTGTGGCCCGGTCGAAGTCAGCCCGTTCCCGCTGCGAGATCGTTGCGAAGCGGCATCGCGTGCTGGCTGGAGCGGCGTCGGCCTCATCCTCGATGACCTCGAGCATAGCGTCGAGAAATACGGACTCTCTGGCGTCAAGCGTATTCTGGACGACACCGGCATGAAGTACTTCGAGCTCGAAATTCTCATGGACTGGTACCTCGATGGCGAGGCGCGTGTCAAATCGGATAATTTCCGTCGCCGTGTCATCGAGCTGGGCGGCGAGCTTGGCATGCGCAATCTGAAGATCGGCGCGAGCCCCTTCGATGAAAGTCCGGCCGACTTTGCGCGCATGACCGACGAATTCGCGAAACTTTGCGAAGACGTCGCGACGGTTGGCGCGACGGTTGCAATCGAGTTCATGCCTTTCTCCCCCATCCGAAACATCGGGGAAGCGCTGAAGATTACTGAAGGTGCTGACCAGCCCAACGGTGGCCTGATGGTCGACCACTGGCACGTAGCTCGCGGTGGCAGCCCCTATAGCGAAGTCGCCAAAATTCCGGCGCGCTTCATCACCGGTGTGGAACTGAACGACGTAGCCGCGCAGATCAAAGGGACGCTGTTCGAGGACTCGAGCTTTAACCGTCAGCTTTGTGGCGAAGGTGCTGGCGACTGTCCCGCCTTCATTGATGCTCTGCAACAGGCGGGGTGCACGCTTCCTTATTACGGCGTGGAGCTTATCTCCGAGACGCACCGGAAGTTGCCGCTCGACGAGATGGCAAAGCGCGCCTATGACACTACCGTCGCTCAGTTCTCGGAAAAAAGCGCGGCTTCCGTCTGACGCGCCTGACCTTAAACCCACAAAGTACTTCTGGAGACTCACATGATTCGAATCGCCGTACTCGGTGCTGGCCGCATTGGTCGCATTCACGCTGGCAACGTCGCCGCGAGCCCGAACGCAAAACTGGTCGTCGTTGCGGATCCTGTTGAGAAGGCTGCGACCTCGCTTGCGGAAAGACTTGGCTGTGAAGCGTCGACGGATGCTTCGGCCGTCCTCGATCGCGATGACATCGATGCTGTGGTCATCGGCACGCCGACGGATACCCACATCACATTCATGTTGAAAGCCGTGGCGAACGGCAAGGCTGTGCTGTGCGAGAAGCCTATCGACCTCGACATGGAAAAGTCGCTCGCCGCGGCGAACACGGTCGAACGCCTCGGCGGCCGTGTGATGCTCGCGTTTAACCGTCGCTTCGATCCGACGTCCCAGGCCTTCCGCAAGGCGATCGATGCAGGCGATGTCGGCGAAGTGCGCCAGGTCATCATCTCCAGTCGCGATCCGGGCATGCCGCCGCGCGATTACGTCGAGCACTCCGGCGGGATCTTCCGCGATATGGTGATTCACGATCTCGACATGGCCCGCTGGCTGCTGGGCGAAGAGCCGGTCGAAGTCATGGCAACGGCAAGCCGGCTCGTCGATCCGTCGCTGGAAGCGCTCGGCGACTTCGACACGGTGATGGTGCAGCTTCGCACCGCGTCGGGCAAGCAATGTCACATCAATTGCTGTCGCGAGGCGCTGTACGGCTACGACCAGCGTATGGAAGTGTCCGGCTCCAAGGGCATGCTTCTGCAGGAAAACCTTCGCCCCTCGACGATCCGTCGCTGGACGAAGGACGCAACCGATGTTCGCGAACCGCTCCTGAACTTCTTCCTCGAGCGCTATGAAGCGGCTTACAAGGCCGAGCTCGAAGCATTCGTCGAAGCGCTGCGTACGAATTCGCCCCTGCCGACCTCGGTGCAGGACGGCCTCAAGGCATTGCGTCTGGCTGAGTGTGCGCTCGAGTCCGCGGTGTCGGAGAAGACGGTCAAGGTGTAACGGGAAATCCGGAGGAGATAAGACATGACACGAAAGATTGGTGCCAACGAAACGTTAGGCGTGGCGTGCCTCGGTATTACGCATCCGCACACGTCCGGTCGGGTCAAGGCGATCCAGCGTCGTACCGACGCGAAGATGCTCGGCGCGTGGGACACCAGTCCGCTGCTCGAGCCATTCGTGGATGCGCTCGGTCTGGAAGTGCGCACGAAAGACGATATTCTCGCTGACGACAACGTGCACGTGGTGCTCGTGCACTCGAAGAGCGAGAAGATGGCCGACCTGACCATTGAAGCACTCGAGGCCGGCAAGTCGGTGCTGTGCGAAAAGCCCGCAGGCCGCAGTTCCGCGGATGCAAAACGGATTGTCGAGGCGGTCGAGCGTACCGGCGGTCTCGTGCAGGTGGGCTATTGCTGGCGCTTTGCTCCGTCGGTTGACGCCATGCAGGCAGCGCTGAAGAGCGGCCGCCTCGGCAAGGTCGTCCAGGTGCGTGCGCACGGCGGTTGTTCGCATGACGAGGCAGGCACGGCTCACATGACCCAACCGGGCGACATCGGCGGCGCTGTCTTTGTCATCGGCTGCCATCTGGTAGACCGCATTCTCCTGCACTTTGGCTTGCCGCGATCCGTCAATGCCCGCATCACGAAGTTCCCGAACTTCCATGGCGACGAGTCTCGCGAAGATGCTGCGGGCGCTGTGTTGAACTACGAAGACAAGATCGTCGTCATCGACTTCATGTCGTGGGACGTGCTGCCTTGGACGGAAAGCTGGGACATCACGGCGTACGGCACCGAAGGCATCATGTCCTCCCGTTCGCTGCCGTCGAGCTACAAGATTTACGACGCGGGTAAGGGCGCCCATCCGGAAGGATGGACCGAATGGCAGGAAACGAGCTTCCCGGAAATCTGGGCCACGAAGAAGACCGAATATTCCCCCGACATTGCTGAAATCGGCAATCCGGTTTACTTCGACCGCGAATCGAACGCGTTCTTCGACGCGCTTCGCAACGGTACCCCGTCGGTTGTCCCCGCCACACAGGCATACAACATCAGCCGCGTCATTGAGTCGATGTTTGCTTCTTCGAAGCAGGCCGGAGCCGAGATCTTTATCGACTAGGAAGGAAAACGGCCGGTCTCTTTTCGGGGCCGGTCAGTAGAAACTGGCTAACGATAGTCAGACGTTAACTATGTAGTCCTTATCAGGAGACAAAACGATGAACATGATCAAGAACGTTGCGGTGGCTTTGGCCGCTTCGATTACATTGTCCGCGGTGTCGGTATGCGCTTACGCCCAGGACAAAGGGGTCATTGGGATTTCCCTCCCCGACAAGACGGAGTCGCGGTGGATCACCGATGGTAAGAGCATGGTCGACGCGCTGAAGGCGAAAGGCTATTCCTCGGATCTCCAGTACGCCAACTATGACGTGCCGACGCAGGTCAACCAGGTCGAGAACATGCTGGCCAAGGGCGTCAAGGTGCTCGTGATTGCCCCGATTGACGGTAAGACCTTCTCCGACGCGCTGGCGCTTGCGCAACAGAAGGGCATCAAGGTTATCTCGTACGATCGCCTGATCAGCCAGACCAAGAACGTCGACTACTACGCCACGTTCGACAACTATGGTGTGGGTGTTCTGCAGGCGCAGAGTATCGTTGCCGCCTGGCAGAAGAGGGGCAGCAAGACGCCTTTCGACATTGAGGTATTCGGTGGCTCGTCCGACGACAACAACGCTCATATGGTCTACGCCGGCGGCATGTCGGTGCTCAAGCCATATATCGACAGCGGCAAATTCGTGGTTCGCAGCAAGCAGGTGGAATTCGACAAGGTTGCTACGCGCAACTGGGACGGCGCTACGGCGCAGTCGCGTATGGATAACCTGCTGAGCGCTTTCTACGGCAACAACCGGCTCGATGCCGTTTGGAC
The sequence above is drawn from the Paraburkholderia phenazinium genome and encodes:
- a CDS encoding methyl-accepting chemotaxis protein, with the protein product MPTFMSNLPIAKRLGAGFVLVLIMSLISIVIGLARLSSVAQATRDMVASPIRTERLINDWSRNINTAVTRTTAIAKSADPSLASYFVEEAAASSKVSGALQKSIEALMSSDEEKSLFAAIGEQRKIFISTRDEIYALKKAGKADEANQVLEQKFIPASRLFVTKIDALVNHQREEIDTVATQIDANYQFSRTLMIALGVVSLLLSVVCAWLISGSITRPLVKASAVARQVAEGDLTARIDNQSTDEVGQLLSSLRDMQSSLVRVVSNVRSGSENVATASAEIAQGNDDLSARTESQASALEQTAASMEELGSTVRQNADNARQANQLAMNTSTVAIQCGEVVNQVVETMKGINDSSRKIADIIGVIDGIAFQTNILALNAAVESARAGEQGRGFAVVANEVRSLAARSADAAKEIKKLINASVERVAQGSAQVEQAGLTMSEVVRSIRHVTDTMGEISAASNEQSLGVAQVGEAVTQMDEATQQNAALVEQMAAAASSLRSQSHELVQVVSVFKLAS
- a CDS encoding porin, producing MRKVLIGMFAMTAAASATAQSSVTLYGIVDNGIAYETGMPKGHVFGAESGGWAQSRFGLKGAEDIGGGTQTIFHLESRLNTVNGSFANGSFFEGQATVGLHNDTWGQVKLGNMGSAEISQYSGDVDPQQTEKYAIGTLVRGRIFSQAGNGIEYLSPLVGGFTVQGQYDLTNSTKWNSGSPGSAPGQLGTSSGLGSAQGRTDGIKLSYQTGSLFWQATYDEVRDPNGQFSNVYLASRSILTGGTYAIGPVVAFIGYQHLSAPDASNAGYYGTATPSTLPAGTSLPTAVNHEWLGAIWHTTTALSVTGAVYHANANRGNGNATLYTLGTNYSLSKRTLLYTELGYVRNSSTSNLGLDSGLYGANSNDDPTNSNASSTNPNYGKSQFGVIAGVATQF
- a CDS encoding LysR family transcriptional regulator; this translates as MDQFKELRLFVEVAESGSISRAAEVVDLSISAASRYLIALETRLGVQLVRRTTRNLYLTQAGAEFHRRCKSILADLGEAESVIKEATVRPSGVLRVTASLSFCMLHVAPMLPEFTARYPDITVDVVAANRYHDIIENGIDVAIRTKVLEADSNITVKRLASTRRILAAAPSYLEANGSPRLPAELTRHKILNYALADNPRELAFCRTGESVLVKVKPLLESNDGQILRVAALDGLGILVQPKYIVYDDLKAGRLVPVLNDWDLPRLTINIAFQTRAHMPVKVRLFIDALVERFQQNEYERHWTA
- a CDS encoding intradiol ring-cleavage dioxygenase, translating into MQSAAPSESPSPSPYFDETHSADVVNARMAPNVDERLRQVMTVLVKHLHAAVKEIEPTHEEWFTAIQFLTETGHMCTDWRQEYILLSDILGVSMLVDAINHRRPSGATPNTILGPFYVANSPEYENGANICLDGKGEPLVVAGRVTDIDGTPIPNAKLEVWQTNDDGFYDVQQKGIQPDSNLRGAFTSDAEGRYWFKSVKPRHYPIPSDGPVGKLLGAMGRHPNRAAHLHFIVTAPGYEPVITHIFTPDCPYLPEDAVFGVKRELIAEFNKVDDPEAARRVGFSSPFWSVSWDFTLATSTRPTRPTP
- a CDS encoding sugar phosphate isomerase/epimerase family protein, which gives rise to MSAKKIELLAAYWTIAGDVYPCGPVEVSPFPLRDRCEAASRAGWSGVGLILDDLEHSVEKYGLSGVKRILDDTGMKYFELEILMDWYLDGEARVKSDNFRRRVIELGGELGMRNLKIGASPFDESPADFARMTDEFAKLCEDVATVGATVAIEFMPFSPIRNIGEALKITEGADQPNGGLMVDHWHVARGGSPYSEVAKIPARFITGVELNDVAAQIKGTLFEDSSFNRQLCGEGAGDCPAFIDALQQAGCTLPYYGVELISETHRKLPLDEMAKRAYDTTVAQFSEKSAASV
- the iolG gene encoding inositol 2-dehydrogenase, yielding MIRIAVLGAGRIGRIHAGNVAASPNAKLVVVADPVEKAATSLAERLGCEASTDASAVLDRDDIDAVVIGTPTDTHITFMLKAVANGKAVLCEKPIDLDMEKSLAAANTVERLGGRVMLAFNRRFDPTSQAFRKAIDAGDVGEVRQVIISSRDPGMPPRDYVEHSGGIFRDMVIHDLDMARWLLGEEPVEVMATASRLVDPSLEALGDFDTVMVQLRTASGKQCHINCCREALYGYDQRMEVSGSKGMLLQENLRPSTIRRWTKDATDVREPLLNFFLERYEAAYKAELEAFVEALRTNSPLPTSVQDGLKALRLAECALESAVSEKTVKV
- a CDS encoding Gfo/Idh/MocA family protein, which translates into the protein MTRKIGANETLGVACLGITHPHTSGRVKAIQRRTDAKMLGAWDTSPLLEPFVDALGLEVRTKDDILADDNVHVVLVHSKSEKMADLTIEALEAGKSVLCEKPAGRSSADAKRIVEAVERTGGLVQVGYCWRFAPSVDAMQAALKSGRLGKVVQVRAHGGCSHDEAGTAHMTQPGDIGGAVFVIGCHLVDRILLHFGLPRSVNARITKFPNFHGDESREDAAGAVLNYEDKIVVIDFMSWDVLPWTESWDITAYGTEGIMSSRSLPSSYKIYDAGKGAHPEGWTEWQETSFPEIWATKKTEYSPDIAEIGNPVYFDRESNAFFDALRNGTPSVVPATQAYNISRVIESMFASSKQAGAEIFID
- the chvE gene encoding multiple monosaccharide ABC transporter substrate-binding protein, translated to MNMIKNVAVALAASITLSAVSVCAYAQDKGVIGISLPDKTESRWITDGKSMVDALKAKGYSSDLQYANYDVPTQVNQVENMLAKGVKVLVIAPIDGKTFSDALALAQQKGIKVISYDRLISQTKNVDYYATFDNYGVGVLQAQSIVAAWQKRGSKTPFDIEVFGGSSDDNNAHMVYAGGMSVLKPYIDSGKFVVRSKQVEFDKVATRNWDGATAQSRMDNLLSAFYGNNRLDAVWTPNDAIAIGVISSLKGVGYGTPQQPMPIVTGQDADLQNVKGIIRGDQTTTVFKDTRKLASITADIVDDALTGKPVPVNDTKSYNNGAKIVPTYLVKPILVDKDNWQPELVTSGYYTQAQLK